Within Thermococcus celer Vu 13 = JCM 8558, the genomic segment TATCAGGAGGAAGTCGCTCCTCACGACGCCGTAGTGCGGGAAGCCACCCTTCGGGGTTATCTCCATCTCCTTTCCGCCATCGAGCTTGAGCTTTCCGTTCTCACCTATAGCTATGAGCCTCTTGTTGAACTCCGTCCTGTGGTGGAAGCCCATCTGACCGGCCAGTGGAACCGTCCACATGACCCTGGTGGGGTGCCATGGGCCGAGGTTACCGATGTGCCTGGCCTTTCCGGCTCTCTGGGCCTTGTGGAACTGGATCTTAACGCCCCAGCGCTTGACCGGGCCCTGCGTTCCCTTGCCCTTGGTGACCGCCACAACGTCCAGGAGCTCGCCCTCGTGGAGAACCTCGCTCGCCCTGAGCTCCTTGCCTATCTTTTCCCTGGCGTACTCGAACTTCGCCTTGACGTCGTCGCCACCGATGGCGTACTCCATGACCTCCGGCTTCTTCTTGAGCTTGATGAGCCACGGCTGGGTGTGGACGAGAAGCCTGACGTCGACTATCTCGCCGTCGTTGACGAGGTCCTCGAGCTTACCGAGCTTCTCCCTGAAGGCCTCTTCACCGTAGTCCTTCGGCAGGGTCCTTATCCTCCTCTTCACATTGTCGTTGAGCTCGTGGAACCAGACCTCCGTAGCGGTCTCGAGTCCGAGGTATCCCTGCCTGTAGGCCCTGATGCCGTAGACGAAGAGCGGCGGGACCTCAATTACCGTAACCGGCATGAAGATCTCCTTGCCCTTGGTGAGCCCGGGACTGTCGTCTATCATGAGCACGTGGGTCATGCCTGCCTTGTAGCCGGCGAAACCCAGCATTCTGACCTCACTGTCCTGTGGCCACGTTCTGATTCTCGGGACTACGCTCCTGGCCCTCTTTCTCGGGGAGTAAGCCAGTGAACCTCTCCTTGGCCTGTGTATTTTTCCCATCTCAATCCCTCCTTATGAGATTAAACACCGCGAGTGTGGCCAGTACGGCCTCCTCGGTGCGGACGGTCTTCGTCCGCTGATTCGGAATCGTGTTGAGGATTAGATCAAAGTCATATTCCTCCTCGCCGAGGAGCTCCATCACGCCCTTCCTCGGTGAGCCGAAGACGAATCCGACCTCCCCCTCGAGCGGGGGAAGCTTCACCTCCCGAACGTCGCGCCCCCTCCTGGAGGTCGCGATGCTCAGGTCCAGCCCGGCCTTTTTAAGTGTTTTTGCCAGTGACTTCCCCGTAAGGTGCACCCTGTACCCCCAGTACTCCACCGGCCTTGCCGGTATAACCCTGAGCGGCTTTACCGAGACGATCCGGAAGGTTGCGCGCCCTTCCACGCCCCCCTCGACCGTGGCAAGCTCATCGAGCCCGATGTCGGCGTAAACCCGCTTCCCCCTCCTGAAGGCGAAGCCCTCGCGGATCTCCCCGACCTTCGGCTTTCCCTTGAGCTTGTGGTGGGGCGTCCGCAACGGCGGGATGACGCCGACGTACCTCAGCTCGGGCATCAGGGGGAACAGCCTCTTCCTGAGGTACTGGGGAGTTTCCGCGTACTCGAGGATGGTTTTGATGAACTTCCCGTCCCTTCCGCCCGCCCTGTATATCCAGACGTGCTCGACGCCGAAGATCGCGCAGGCCCTGGCTATCTGACCAACCTTGTACGTCCTGATTTTTGGGTCGTCGCTTTCCTCGAGGAGCGAATCCGGAATGAAGACGTGCCAGGCCATTTTCCGTCATCCTTACGCCCTGCTAACTTCAACGCTGAAGTGGGGTCTATGTAGAGTATTTAAAAGGCTTTCGAACCCTGCAACCCTTTTTTGAGTTGAGAGGTGTAGAACTTTTTTGCAAAAGGTCTTTCCCGAACCCGGTGATACCTTTGAAATGAGCTTCCGCCCGAAGAGGGTCAATCCACGAAAGCCCGCCCGTTCCACAGCTCCCTCATCTCGCGCGTAGCGTCCGGATAAACCCTTTTGAAGGTTATCCTCCAGTAGCCGTTCTTGAGATCCTCAATGTCCTCGATGTGGATCCTCACGCCGAGCCTCTCGAAGTGGGCCACCATCCTGTAGGCCGTGCCGATGTTCTTCACCCTCACGGTGAATACCTCCTCAACTTCGCCACCGCTGGCAACTTCGTGGATGCTCTCAACGAATGGCCCCAGCAGGGCTTTTCCAAGGGCCTTCGCGTACTCGTCGAACTCCTCTCCCCGAAGGTGCCTCTCCGCAAAATAGAAGGCGAGCCTCTTGATCCTCGCCATGAAATAGCCGTGGGGCAGGTCAAAGAATATGCGCGAGCCTATTCTGACGTCGTTGACGTTGGCGTAGGGCGTTACGTACTTCGCTATCCTCCTCATGTCGGGGCTCTTCATGACGATGCCCTCCCGCCCTTCCCGGCTGAGCCTCTCTATGAGCCCCCTCAGGTCATCGATTCTGGAACTATCGTACAGCCCGAATACCTCAACGTGCGGGATGCCGTATTTCCGGGCGAGGTCATAACGCTCCTCCGCGGGAAGGCTTTTTCCCGTCCCCTTCTCCTGGATGTCGAAGAGGAAAAACCGGATGTCCCCCTCAACGTAGGGCGGTCCCTCGACGATGTACGGACTCTCGGGTCCGGCCATTTCCCCGACCAGAACGAGGTCAGGGTAGTCCCTGAAGAACCCTTCATCAACGAAATCAAGGATCCTCTCCGTCGTGAAAGGGCAAACGAAACCGCCCCTCGTCAAGGCAAGGATTCTCCTTCCCACCTTAACGACCCTGACGTTGTAGCCGTCCACCTTTTCCTCCACGTAGAAGGGTTCCCCCTTGAAAACCCTCCTTACCCCGTTCTCCAGCTGAACGATGCGCTTTATGTGGGGAAAGCCGGGAACAACGTCGCCGTTCTCAAAGACCACCGTCCCGCGCCTGAAACCCCTGGCGGAATCTCGAAAGCGGACGTACCTTATGCCTTCGAATTCGTCTTCAACGATCCCACCCTTTCCCTCAAGAACCGCCAGCCTCTCCTCCTCCAAGCCGAGTTTGAGAAGGGTCGCCCTAAAGCCCGAGCTTACCATCGTCCCACCAACACATGTTGGATCGCATCGTTAATAATCGTTATGAATATACGACAAAAGCCCGGGCGGGAAATGCGAACACATAGAACATGAAAAGTAGGGAAGAGAGGATACACCGGCGTTGCACTTTAGTGCTGCACTTCAGTGCTGCACTTCAGTGCTTCATTGTCGAGAGGACCTTCGTGGTGACGTCGTTGCCCTCCCTGTCGTAGATCCTGTAGTAGGCGCTGTAGGGCAGCTTCATCTTGGCCCTGTGCATGGCTCCGAGGGCGAACTTGAGGTGGCTCTCGTTGAGCCAGACGCTGATTATCTTCTGGTCCTTCCTGACGCGGGCGGCCAGTCCTATGGGCTTACCGAAGGGCCTGCGCATACCGTTTCCGTAACGGTCGGCCTTCCTCCCGGTGGCCATCGGGTTCTCCCTGAGGACCTGGAAGGGATAGACCCTTATCTTGAAGTGGTAGTTGCTCCTACCGACGTTCTTCTGGAGGTACCTGTTCACCTGAATACGGATGGCCTCGAGGGCGTTCTGCCTTATCTGCATGGCCTGCTCGGCGTGAAGGCTCACCTCGTACTCGAACTCCGCGGAGAGGTTGCCCATGTCGAAGATGGTTATCTTCGGACCGGGGGCACCGCGTATGTATTCCCTCCTCGTGTAAGCGGGCTTGTCAACGTCCCTATCGATCTTGGCCGGTCTAAGTCCCATACTCTCACCTCCAAATGAGCGTAAGTTAAGCCTAAACCTACCTTGGCGTGGCTTTTATAAAAGTTTTGGAGTTTCCTCACGTTCACTTATCGACCTCCCTTTTAAGCTTAACACCCTCCCACATCAGAACCAGGGAGACCGGCGCGAAGGCGAGCAACGCCAGGTTGAGCGTCACGAACCAGTGGGCCTCCCCGAGGGAGTAGGCAACGCCAAAGAGCATGCCACCGAGAAAAGTCGAGAGGTTCTGAACGCCATTGACCCCGCCTATGGCGAGGGAAGAGCGGTGGTAACCCGACAGGACCTTCCTCGATATGGGCCTGAAGCTCTGGAAGGCGAAGAGGGCCAGGAATATTCCGAGGAAAACGGTTGGAGCCGTCTTTATCGCCGCGAGGAGAGGGGAGAGCGCGGCGGTGAGGGAGGTGAAAACTACCATCCGCCTCTCACTCCTCACGTCCGCCAGCCAGGAGACGAAGTAACTCAGGAGCGATGATAGAAAACCAGTCCAGCCGATGAGGGTTGCGGTTCTGGCCTTGCCCATCCCCAGGGCCTCGGAGACGTAGACGTAGGTTATCTCGCCGGAGGTGAACGCCACTATAACCGCCATCAGCGAGGCGATGATTAGGATCTTCCCCGGATCGAGGCCCGGCCCCTCACCGCCGGAGCTCTTCGGCCTCTTCGGTGTTATCCTCTCGTAGAGCAGGAGATAGCTGACCACCATTATCATCCCCGTCAGCAGGAAAAAGACCGACGAGATCCACATCTGGCCGCCTAACCCGAGGTTAATCGTGTAGGCGTAGACGTAGTTCCCGAGGAGGGAGGCCAGGCTGCCGGAGAAGAAATAGATCGCGGTGACCCTCGCCCGTATCTCCCTCGGCGTCGCAACCGCTATCACGAACTGCGCCATTGGCCAGCTCAGACCGTTGAGAAAGCCGTTGAGGAGCTTTATTCCGGCCACCTGGGGCCACGTGGATGTAAGGGGGTAGAGCTGAACGGCCAGGGCGTTTCCCATCATGGCAAGGGCACCGACGTAGACGAGCCCCTTACTCCTCTCCAGCATCAACCCGCCGAAGACCGAGGAAAAGGCCCTCGCGAGAACGAACGACATCGAGACGATTGAAACGGAGAGCATCGAAGCTTTCAGGGCATCGCGCGTGTAGAACGCCACCGCCGGAGTTGCGAGCCGGAAGGCCACCGTGCCGGTGAAGGCGGAGAGTACGAGGAGGGTTATTCCAACGAGACGTCTGGACTCCATGCGACCACCTTCTAAACGTTAAACTTGGATTTTAAAAGTCTTGGTCATGCCGAAGATTCTTCGGTAAGGGGTTCGGCAAATGGGCGGAGCTTCAAGGAAGGGCCCTTGCCACCAGCGAACCCTTTTTATATTTCCATCCCAAACCACCGCCGAGGTGATGTCCGTGGAGCTCAACTTCGATATGGAGTATGAGGAGGCCTACAGGGAGGTTTACGAGCTCGTCAAGCCGAAGTACAGGCTCTTCACCGCGGGCCCGGTCGCCTGTTTTCCGGAGGTTCTCGCGATAATGAGCGTTCAGATGTTCAGCCACCGCTCGGCCGAGGCGAAGGAGGTTCACGTCGATACCCTCAACAGGCTCAAGGCCTTCCTCGAGGCGGATAAAGGAGAGATAATCCTCTTCCCGAGCTCCGGAACCGGTTTCATGGAGGCGGCGGTCAGGAACACCGTCCCGAGGGGAGGGAAGGTTCTGGTAACCACGATAGGGGCGTTCGGCGACAGGTTCAGGGACGTGGTCGAGGCGAACGGCAGAGAGGCGGTCGTCCTGAGGAAGGAACCAGGAAAGGCCATCAAGCCCGAGGAACTTGACGAGGCTCTCAAAAAGAACCCCGACGTCGTTGCCGTCACGATAACCTACAACGAGACCTCGACGGGCGTGCTCAACCCACTCCCGGAGCTGGCCAAGGTGGTTCGCGAGCACGACAAGCTCCTCTTCGTCGACGCCGTCTCCGCGATGGGCGGCGCCGATATAAGGTTCGATAGGTGGGGAATCGACCTGGTCTTCGCCAGCTCGCAGAAGGCCTTCGGCGTTCCGCCGGGGCTGGCGGTTGCCGCGGTCAGCGAGCGCGTCTTCGAGATAGCCGAGAGGATGCCGGAACGCGGCTGGTACTTCGACCTTCCCATGTATAAGAAGTTCAACGAGAAGAAGAAGGGAACGCCCTCAACCCCACCGCTCCCGCAGATCTTCGGTCTCAACGTCACGCTCAGGATAATCGAGAAGATGGGCGGGAAGAGGGAATGGCTCGGCATGTACGTCAAGAGGAGCGGAATGATACGCGAGGGCGTTAGGGAGATGGGCCTCGGGATCCTGGCCGAACCCGGCTACGAGAGCCCCACCATTACGGCCGTCGTCGTCCCGGAGGGGATGAAGGGCGTCGACGTCTACAACGCCATGCGCGAAAGGGGCTTCGAGCTGGCCAAGGGCTACGGAAGCGTCGCCGAGAAGACCTTCAGGATAGGCAACATGGGCTACATGACCTTCGAGGACATCGAGGAGATGCTGGCGAACCTCAGGGAGGTCATAGAAAAGCTCAGGGGCTGAGTTTCTCCTCGTTTTTAGTGGAAAGGACAAAGGGGGCTAAACGACCCCCCTCAGCTCCCCGTTCTTTACCTCGTAAACGCGATTTATCCTCTTCATCCCAGTTCTCCAGTCCCTCCTGAGCTCCACGACGACGTCGAACTTGTCGAAGGTCTCACCGCTTATTCCGAGCCAGTGGCCAACCTCCCCCTTTATGTCGTCCGTGAGGGCGAGGGAGGTCACGATGAAGGCGTAGTCGTCTATGAGTTCCCGAAAGAGACGGGCGACGTCAATCGTGTGAACGGTATCGACGACAACGTAATCCGGGTTCAAATCCTTGATCTTCGAGATTACCTCCGACGTGCGCCTCTCCAGGGACATACTGTCGAAGCGCGTGTCTATGACGGCGATGTTCGGCTTGAAGGGCTTGAACTCACCGTAGGCCGTTACAACCGCCACCTTCCAGTCGTCGGGTACGAAGTGCATCAGGGCCTCCACCAGCTTGGTCTTACCCGAGCGGCTGGATCCGACCACGAGGATGTCCTTCCTGGAGAGAACCGCGTTCTTCAAAACCTCAAGCTGTTCCGGGGTGGCCGAACCGTAGCGTATCAGGTCTTCCGGCGTGAATATGTAGACCCCCATGCTTTACCACCGTATAAGGTTTCCGGCCGATGTTATAACGGTATCGCCGGGGGATGCCCATGAAAGTCAACAAATGGGCCATATATTGTCTTTTGTTCGAAAATAACCACTATTTAGTGTCATATTTTGTCCAAAATCCAAAAGATATTGCACAAAAGCCATAAGGGAGAAGAGAGGTGACAGAAATTAGGTGATAGCTATGAACGCTCTACAAATTGTGACCAGGAAGATTGAACCCGTGATGGAAGTTCAGACGAGGGTCGTCGATTACATGACGAGGTACATGGTGGGCAGGGGCTTCAAGTGGCTCCTCCCGGTTATGCTCAGCTCCATCACCGACCCCCTCTGGCCCGACCCCGCGGCGGAAGAGGCCCTCAGACCGCCTGAGGTGGAGGTTTACGGAGCCAAGCTCCGCCTCACCCACAGCATGATACTCCACAAGCAGATGGCGGTGGCCATGGGGATAGATAGACTCTTCGTCCTCTCGCCCAACGTGCGGCTCGAGGGAAAGAGTGCGGACGATGGCAGGCACGCCTACGAGTTCACCCAGCTCGACTTCGAGATGGCGCACGCGAGCATGGACGACGTCATGGGCCTCATAGAGGAACTCATAAGCGGCCTCTTCCTTGAGATGAGGGATCCCGTCGGGGAACTCGTCGGGAGGGAGGTGCCGAAGGTAAGGCCACCTTTCAAAAGATTCACGCTGGAGGAAATCCGGGGGGAGTT encodes:
- a CDS encoding RNA ligase, with translation MVSSGFRATLLKLGLEEERLAVLEGKGGIVEDEFEGIRYVRFRDSARGFRRGTVVFENGDVVPGFPHIKRIVQLENGVRRVFKGEPFYVEEKVDGYNVRVVKVGRRILALTRGGFVCPFTTERILDFVDEGFFRDYPDLVLVGEMAGPESPYIVEGPPYVEGDIRFFLFDIQEKGTGKSLPAEERYDLARKYGIPHVEVFGLYDSSRIDDLRGLIERLSREGREGIVMKSPDMRRIAKYVTPYANVNDVRIGSRIFFDLPHGYFMARIKRLAFYFAERHLRGEEFDEYAKALGKALLGPFVESIHEVASGGEVEEVFTVRVKNIGTAYRMVAHFERLGVRIHIEDIEDLKNGYWRITFKRVYPDATREMRELWNGRAFVD
- a CDS encoding 50S ribosomal protein L3; protein product: MGKIHRPRRGSLAYSPRKRARSVVPRIRTWPQDSEVRMLGFAGYKAGMTHVLMIDDSPGLTKGKEIFMPVTVIEVPPLFVYGIRAYRQGYLGLETATEVWFHELNDNVKRRIRTLPKDYGEEAFREKLGKLEDLVNDGEIVDVRLLVHTQPWLIKLKKKPEVMEYAIGGDDVKAKFEYAREKIGKELRASEVLHEGELLDVVAVTKGKGTQGPVKRWGVKIQFHKAQRAGKARHIGNLGPWHPTRVMWTVPLAGQMGFHHRTEFNKRLIAIGENGKLKLDGGKEMEITPKGGFPHYGVVRSDFLLIAGTVQGPFKRIVRVRPAIRPPKKRPPVERPQITYVSRESKQ
- a CDS encoding putative RNA uridine N3 methyltransferase produces the protein MAWHVFIPDSLLEESDDPKIRTYKVGQIARACAIFGVEHVWIYRAGGRDGKFIKTILEYAETPQYLRKRLFPLMPELRYVGVIPPLRTPHHKLKGKPKVGEIREGFAFRRGKRVYADIGLDELATVEGGVEGRATFRIVSVKPLRVIPARPVEYWGYRVHLTGKSLAKTLKKAGLDLSIATSRRGRDVREVKLPPLEGEVGFVFGSPRKGVMELLGEEEYDFDLILNTIPNQRTKTVRTEEAVLATLAVFNLIRRD
- a CDS encoding Flp pilus assembly complex ATPase component TadA; amino-acid sequence: MGVYIFTPEDLIRYGSATPEQLEVLKNAVLSRKDILVVGSSRSGKTKLVEALMHFVPDDWKVAVVTAYGEFKPFKPNIAVIDTRFDSMSLERRTSEVISKIKDLNPDYVVVDTVHTIDVARLFRELIDDYAFIVTSLALTDDIKGEVGHWLGISGETFDKFDVVVELRRDWRTGMKRINRVYEVKNGELRGVV
- a CDS encoding MFS transporter, which translates into the protein MESRRLVGITLLVLSAFTGTVAFRLATPAVAFYTRDALKASMLSVSIVSMSFVLARAFSSVFGGLMLERSKGLVYVGALAMMGNALAVQLYPLTSTWPQVAGIKLLNGFLNGLSWPMAQFVIAVATPREIRARVTAIYFFSGSLASLLGNYVYAYTINLGLGGQMWISSVFFLLTGMIMVVSYLLLYERITPKRPKSSGGEGPGLDPGKILIIASLMAVIVAFTSGEITYVYVSEALGMGKARTATLIGWTGFLSSLLSYFVSWLADVRSERRMVVFTSLTAALSPLLAAIKTAPTVFLGIFLALFAFQSFRPISRKVLSGYHRSSLAIGGVNGVQNLSTFLGGMLFGVAYSLGEAHWFVTLNLALLAFAPVSLVLMWEGVKLKREVDK
- a CDS encoding 50S ribosomal protein L16 encodes the protein MGLRPAKIDRDVDKPAYTRREYIRGAPGPKITIFDMGNLSAEFEYEVSLHAEQAMQIRQNALEAIRIQVNRYLQKNVGRSNYHFKIRVYPFQVLRENPMATGRKADRYGNGMRRPFGKPIGLAARVRKDQKIISVWLNESHLKFALGAMHRAKMKLPYSAYYRIYDREGNDVTTKVLSTMKH
- a CDS encoding pyridoxal-phosphate-dependent aminotransferase family protein, encoding MELNFDMEYEEAYREVYELVKPKYRLFTAGPVACFPEVLAIMSVQMFSHRSAEAKEVHVDTLNRLKAFLEADKGEIILFPSSGTGFMEAAVRNTVPRGGKVLVTTIGAFGDRFRDVVEANGREAVVLRKEPGKAIKPEELDEALKKNPDVVAVTITYNETSTGVLNPLPELAKVVREHDKLLFVDAVSAMGGADIRFDRWGIDLVFASSQKAFGVPPGLAVAAVSERVFEIAERMPERGWYFDLPMYKKFNEKKKGTPSTPPLPQIFGLNVTLRIIEKMGGKREWLGMYVKRSGMIREGVREMGLGILAEPGYESPTITAVVVPEGMKGVDVYNAMRERGFELAKGYGSVAEKTFRIGNMGYMTFEDIEEMLANLREVIEKLRG
- a CDS encoding asparagine synthetase A, producing the protein MNALQIVTRKIEPVMEVQTRVVDYMTRYMVGRGFKWLLPVMLSSITDPLWPDPAAEEALRPPEVEVYGAKLRLTHSMILHKQMAVAMGIDRLFVLSPNVRLEGKSADDGRHAYEFTQLDFEMAHASMDDVMGLIEELISGLFLEMRDPVGELVGREVPKVRPPFKRFTLEEIRGEFGDEEEASRAMEEPFWITDIEREFYDREDPERPGHFRNYDLYLPEGYGEVSSGGEREWEYGVIVRKMRRAGISLEAFRPYLEVARAGLLKPSAGAGIGVERLVRYMVGAKHIAEVQPFPRVPGVPAVI